A window of Gloeocapsopsis sp. IPPAS B-1203 genomic DNA:
CATCAGTGATGGCATAGTTGTTGGATGCAATTGCGTCTTCGAGCTGAGTGGTGCTGTTGACGAATTGGACGTTGTCTATTCCAGCTTCGTTGTAGGCGCGTTGCGCTTTTTCGACGTTGCGGTTGGCAATCGCTACGAGTTCCATACCTGGAACTGAGTTGATGATTTGGTTGGCTATTCCGCGTCCCATGAATCCTGAGCCGATCATGCCCACACGGATTGGCTTTCCTGCTTCTGCTCTTGCTTTTAGTGCGCTGTCTATTATGATCACTCTTAAGCTCCTTCAAAAATTATTAAGAAATATAGAATTGAGTAGCACTCAACGATGGTGCACCAGCCAAGGTTGCAACTGTTGTTGCTAAACCTGATCCACGTCCATCAGCATCAAATCTCAGGGCACCCGTGTTGGTGTTATATAAAAAGTTGGCACTACTACCCAATAGTGTGGGATTCGTTCCGCTTACAAAAACTCCTGTATCCGCTGCTGTTGTGCTGAGTTTGACACCACGAACCAAGCCACCACCGAAACCCGTACTAGAAAATGTCAAGCGATCGTCAGCACCAAAATCAGTAATTAAGTCGCCACCTTCTCTTGGTTCCTTATAAAAGAAATTATCTGGACCACCGCCACCAGTTAGCGTGTCTCTACCAAGACCACCCCTGAGCGTGTTGTGTCCAGCATCTCCCACTAACTTATCGGCAAAGTTAGAACCAATAATATTTTCAATTCCCGTTAACGCATCTCGCTTGACAAGAGTGTCATACCATGCATTTCCTATCTTGTTGTAGCCAGTTACATTGGGGTGAAAGCCGTCTGATACTAAATCATTAAAATTAAGACTGCCTCCAGCATTTATATAAGTTACTTTTTTACCTTGTGCAACTTTGTCTCTGACTAAATCAGGCAGCAAAGCATTAAAGTTTTTTGCAAGGTTTGATAATGTTGTTCCTTTAGCAGCAGGATCAATCGGAGCGATCGAGGAAACAAAAATGCGCGTGCTACTTGACTCATTGCTGATGCGATCAATTAGACTGCTCAAGTCGCCAGCGATCGTATTCAGCGAGTTACTACGAAGTACATCATTGGTACCAATCATCAATAGGACTATCTGTGGCTGATACGTCTTGATGATTCCTCGATCGACTAAGCCAGCAATTTGATCAATTGTCCAACCGCCGCGTCCTTCGTGGTTCTTGTCTCCTAGACTAGGTGGTCCATTAAATTGCGAACCAACAAAATCTACGCTTAAATTATCAGCACCTAGATTTTTCCATAGCTGAATTCGATAAGTTCCTGGAGTTGGCTCGACATTGTGTTCTCCTGCTGTAATCGAGTCACCTAAAGGCATTATTCTTGGTGTCGTATTACCAAACACAGGTTTGAGGACAGTTCTATCTTTGAGGGTGGCAATAATACCGTTAAATGCGTAGGTGTAGTCAGCAGTATCTATACCACTACCACCATTAAGGGTGTTATTACCTCCTCGACCCTCAAGAATATCGTTACCAGCAAAACCGTTGAGTGTATTGTTTCTCCAGTCACCCACTAGTCGGTCATTCCCGCTTGTA
This region includes:
- a CDS encoding Gfo/Idh/MocA family oxidoreductase, yielding MIIIDSALKARAEAGKPIRVGMIGSGFMGRGIANQIINSVPGMELVAIANRNVEKAQRAYNEAGIDNVQFVNSTTQLEDAIASNNYAITD
- a CDS encoding GDSL-type esterase/lipase family protein, which encodes MSEIRIEAENMTLVGFRQEANSAASGQSVISLVNGDVAETGFASFNFAGASGLYNVVVGYFDENDGVSQFEVRQKRTVIDAWSANQNLGSASANRQTRTLRTIATQLAISQGDKFYIKATEDAGEPARIDYMQFVPVTSATPPTTSAVVNGTSGNDRLVGDWRNNTLNGFAGNDILEGRGGNNTLNGGSGIDTADYTYAFNGIIATLKDRTVLKPVFGNTTPRIMPLGDSITAGEHNVEPTPGTYRIQLWKNLGADNLSVDFVGSQFNGPPSLGDKNHEGRGGWTIDQIAGLVDRGIIKTYQPQIVLLMIGTNDVLRSNSLNTIAGDLSSLIDRISNESSSTRIFVSSIAPIDPAAKGTTLSNLAKNFNALLPDLVRDKVAQGKKVTYINAGGSLNFNDLVSDGFHPNVTGYNKIGNAWYDTLVKRDALTGIENIIGSNFADKLVGDAGHNTLRGGLGRDTLTGGGGPDNFFYKEPREGGDLITDFGADDRLTFSSTGFGGGLVRGVKLSTTAADTGVFVSGTNPTLLGSSANFLYNTNTGALRFDADGRGSGLATTVATLAGAPSLSATQFYIS